The segment gcaaattcTTCAACTGGTCACAATTTGACTAAGGGTCTATGCACACGGCATTGTTTAACGACGAGCGTTTTTTACGCGCGTTCTGTGTGTTTAAGCGagtacgtataaaaatatataaagtgtatTATAACGCGTTCTAGTCGTATGCATAGGCCCTAATGTAACAACAAATCTTAGAAGTTGGACGATAAAACACCCTACAGAAGGCTCGTTCCATTAACTCACTaaccaaattaaaatacattgtgaCAATTTGAATTTTCGACCACGAGCTAAATCCACTGGAGTCGACAAATGTACACAGAATGCTTATAAAAAATCAGATACAAAAGACTAGGAAAACGCTACTGCCAGTGGATTCAACTAAAACAGCCCACAACAGGTAACATCTTACTACTAATATTTACAACATATAATGTGTATGGAAGAAAATGCATGCAGTGATTTGTCATAAATGTGAAtacactattaaaatatatttgtctataaGTACCATTATTGTGTGCACTTTGATTCCCATTATGGGAATTACTTAGAAATATTTCCCATTCGTAGGAAATTGTACATGCCTTTAACatcataaaatagtaataaaattgatttaaaaaggAAAGTCCAACTACAAATACTATAAAAGCGTACAGAAAttgatctttttaaaatgtcaaatagaatcgatgaaattaaaacttatttcaatCCAATTTAAACTCACGccaatatttttacagaaatagataacactttatttttaatctcttAGATTTATGGTAGCAATAGGGTTATGATACACAACGTATTTTCTAGCGTTTCTGCATCAGTACGTAAATGTAGCTTGGAAAATATAGTTCACATGATATACACAAAATCAGTCATATCATAATTGACTCTATCTCCGTGGTCTTCACATTAATGGTCACCTATCCTATTCACATGATGGCATGTTTAAATGGTAAATTCGGTATATACCACGTGGTAACTGTATAAGTTACTGTCACAATCTTAAAGGGAGTACATTTACAAAGATTACAATAGAGGAACACGAAGcacttacaaaattaaatatacaatgtgGTAGATTTGGTATACCAGCGGGCTGAGAGTGTAATGACGGATACACGTATATCTGAGATCAAATTTGTATAGATTCAATAGTTTTCACCGCTGAGCGTGCGGAACGCGGCGTTTCCACTCTCAATGGATCGAGCCCTAATGCGCGGTGAAACGTTTCGATACATCTAATTTAACAACCATACAttcgtttttatataatgtgCACAAccaaattatatgtaaaatatggaAAAGTCAAAGGGGCCTATTCCGTCTGTTGGGATATATGCGCCTTTTTGCAATCACGGGTGTTCTACTTAAAACATGACAGCAGACAGATGCTTTAAGAGCAGTATAGATAAAAGATTTACCTATATGACAattaaagctgtccttcgacTAGAAAGCCTGTAATTGAAAAAAGATGGATTTGCCCTCATggacggaataaggcccctgagaaaaatagttttatatgagTGAGGGCTGATTGTTCAATAATCagatataagtttatttaagacaaaataCAACACtagcaaattaaaaatttcagtCGTGTAGATAGAATAGGTGAAATGTTTGACTTTTCTATTCAgtcaagttataatttattagattttttatcggactattaaaaaatcaacccttagatgatttaatttttattttgcatcttGTATGAAGCGAGAAATGATATGgcaatgcaattaaaattttacacataatttataaaatgcatttttgttCAATATCTAATAGTAGCTTGAGAtaagtaaaatgttaaatttcttCGAATctcttaaatatttatgcaatttCCATATCATTTTTCGCTATAAGCAATCGAAAGTAATAGCGACATTGGCATTTTTAAAGTGTAGAAAAATAAGCTCTATCATGGTCGCTTTACGGCCATAATAATAAACTCCGGATCGATCGCAAAAATTGATTAATCAGGACAAAGCTTTATCGTTACGCTCGCAtcacttattttgattggtttaatcCGAGTTCAATCTGCAGACCAATTTAGTCTCTATTACTGACACAAGAGGGTATTATTTCCGAAGGTCCCACACACTGACACACACACCGCCATCTACCACAGCCCGCCAAAGAGATTAGTGGCACTAGCAGTCTACCGCTGGATATCACAGAGTGGGCTTGGCACGTCCACTAGTTGGGCTCGCTCCACGGCCACCACGCAGCCGCCCGGCGCTACGAGAAGCGGGGCCGTGGGGGTCCCGACCCACACTTTTTTGACGTCTTCTGTGTTGTGCTGGAGGGGGGACATGTAGCCGCCTCTGGAATATGAATTGGTTGGTTAATATCATGGAATTTTTGGTTAAATATGAAatacacacaatatttttaatcatataattCTTCTAAGCTACGTACACATTAattggtaaattattatttataatacccGCTCTGGagtagatattgaaataaaaacgtcTTAGATGCTTCTACGCAGTCCTAATAAAGGCATCACcgtttttaatacttaaaattatttttcattcctCGTGTCAATGATATATTGTGTTTATGGGCTATGATCATCATTTATTCATCACtttcttataataatgtatGCAGAGAAACTTGATGCCGTAAGCATTCTCATCAGTCAAACTTAGTGTGATGTAAAAACAATCTTGGCAGGTGCATGAAAAAAAAGCACTATCCACCAGGCGAGCTACTTGCTCGTTATCCCCTTCTACTGAACTCACGTTAATGATCTCTGTCTCTAATCgttccctcaatgctgaggatcgTGACCCCTGTCACTTGGTCGAGTCTTGGACAGCTGATCGCCAGGCATGACGGTCCTCCGAAGCAGTGCCTCCGGGATAGTCATGGCTAGCGTCTTGCTTATTCGAGCCCAACGAGCTGGTCTGCGGCCACGTGGTCTGCTACCCTCAACCCCCTCTTATTAATGATAAACCCACCTTAATTTCCGATCGGCGTGCAACAGAGCGTCCGCCTTCAGCATCCGTACAGCTATCGCGACCAGTAT is part of the Manduca sexta isolate Smith_Timp_Sample1 chromosome 10, JHU_Msex_v1.0, whole genome shotgun sequence genome and harbors:
- the LOC119188932 gene encoding uncharacterized protein LOC119188932 yields the protein MRHSNDLFSLFPDSNAVASERGANYNSEVWFKAATIAVPVCGALILFILVAIAVRMLKADALLHADRKLRGGYMSPLQHNTEDVKKVWVGTPTAPLLVAPGGCVVAVERAQLVDVPSPLCDIQR